The following coding sequences are from one Geothrix sp. window:
- a CDS encoding PilZ domain-containing protein yields MAGNLIRNPETILEIFQRACGRRELLILVTPYLRFESSFVKVDGSEFHVVATMGQEDATFGLRNAGLKMRFPHGVSFLEAPTEMKGFGMYDGRRTLRLRLPDVLQDEDHRGSYRVDRVGRIPVTFSTPKYDLIVGTLVNVSTTGARIYSSRDFMDGELEPGQEMAVTIQVTDQIRINSKVKLRHVQGRTFGVEYRPQLDEQVLHPLSRWVFEKREEDLERIAQRGVETATPSGVPKVVLGRPTGLVLVSGDAALEESLQGLLGGLQALKRVPPTMAALKDALNLRPALVLYHLPSLSLDERRRLKPMVESIQGRVPFLLLGTGIEGGALLELGTELKAAVSIVFNPERGTFFQRLVQGVLRRTYEGGESPMAPMDAEPA; encoded by the coding sequence TTGGCAGGCAACCTGATCCGGAATCCGGAGACCATCCTGGAGATCTTCCAGCGCGCGTGCGGTCGCCGTGAGCTGCTGATCCTGGTGACGCCCTACCTCCGGTTCGAATCGTCCTTCGTCAAGGTCGATGGCTCCGAGTTCCACGTCGTGGCGACCATGGGCCAGGAGGACGCCACCTTTGGTCTGCGCAACGCCGGGCTGAAGATGCGGTTCCCCCACGGGGTCAGCTTTCTGGAGGCCCCCACCGAGATGAAGGGCTTCGGCATGTACGACGGCCGACGCACGCTGCGTTTGCGGTTGCCGGATGTGCTCCAGGACGAAGATCACCGTGGCTCGTACCGCGTCGACCGCGTGGGCCGGATCCCCGTCACCTTCAGCACGCCCAAGTACGACCTGATCGTGGGGACCCTCGTGAACGTCAGCACCACAGGTGCCAGGATCTACAGCAGTCGGGATTTCATGGATGGGGAGTTGGAGCCGGGACAGGAAATGGCTGTGACCATCCAGGTGACGGACCAGATCCGCATCAACAGCAAAGTGAAGCTGCGCCATGTCCAGGGCCGCACCTTCGGCGTGGAGTACCGCCCACAGCTGGATGAGCAGGTCCTGCACCCCCTGTCCCGCTGGGTCTTCGAGAAGCGGGAGGAGGATCTCGAACGGATCGCGCAGCGCGGCGTGGAGACCGCCACCCCTTCCGGGGTCCCAAAGGTGGTGCTCGGCCGGCCCACCGGGCTGGTCCTGGTCTCCGGGGACGCGGCCCTGGAGGAGTCGCTGCAGGGACTCCTGGGCGGGCTCCAGGCGCTCAAGCGGGTACCCCCCACCATGGCGGCCCTGAAGGATGCCCTGAACCTGAGGCCGGCCCTGGTGCTCTACCACCTGCCCAGCCTCAGCCTGGATGAGCGTCGTCGCCTCAAGCCGATGGTCGAGAGCATCCAGGGACGGGTGCCCTTCCTGCTCCTGGGGACCGGCATCGAGGGTGGCGCCCTGCTCGAACTGGGCACGGAGCTCAAGGCCGCGGTGTCCATCGTGTTCAACCCCGAGCGCGGCACCTTCTTCCAGCGCCTCGTCCAGGGCGTCCTGCGCCGCACCTACGAGGGCGGGGAATCCCCCATGGCGCCCATGGACGCCGAACCCGCCTGA
- the purL gene encoding phosphoribosylformylglycinamidine synthase subunit PurL: protein MSAAHEPAVTESLALELGLSKDEWQVILRLLDGRLPTYSELGVFSAMWSEHCSYKSSRIHLKNLPTEGPRVIEGPGENAGVVDIGDGWAVAFKMESHNHPSFIEPYQGAATGVGGILRDVFTMGARPLANLNSLRFGDINAPRMKGLVKGVAAGIAGYGNCMGIPMLGGDAAFDASYNGNILVNAFTLGVLRSDKVFKGFASGVGNKVMYIGSKTGRDGIHGASMASAEFGEGSEEKRPTVQVGDPFTEKLLLEACLEIFKTDWVIGIQDMGAAGLTSSSFEMASRAGTGLEIRLDQVPQREEGMTPFELMLSESQERMLLVARPGCEPNIIAVLHKWGLDACVVGEVTDSGRFIGSWHGASVINLPIQPLVDAAPKYDRPRQRPGYLDAVNAAPLPADLKPTEVERTLRQILQQPTVASKRWIFEQYDGTVRSNTLLGMGRGDAGIIRVKDEAGQDTNKAVAMSSDCNSRFCYLDPFWGAAHAVAEACRNLACVGAEPIGLTDCLNYGNPEKPENMWTFEQGCLGIRQACLALDVPIVSGNVSLYNDTEGQSIFPTPMIAAVGLVEDCAGPVAIDAPDATALSKVGNRICGSSFRAAHDGIFLLGETREELGGSEYLKLRTGRTEGACPELRLDEELRLQACVREGIRLGLIRSAHDTSEGGLLTTVLESAFGGEMGCQLMLTKGALRLDSLLFGESVGRIVVSVSGEGEGSLATLCATHRVPCAKIGTAGGARLTVAVDGQPLLDADAAELKGLYANALEAALG from the coding sequence ATGTCCGCTGCCCACGAACCGGCTGTCACCGAATCCCTGGCCCTGGAGTTGGGGCTGTCCAAGGACGAATGGCAGGTCATCCTGCGCCTCCTGGACGGCCGCCTGCCGACCTACTCCGAGCTGGGCGTGTTCAGCGCCATGTGGAGCGAACACTGCTCTTACAAATCGAGCCGCATCCACCTGAAGAACCTGCCCACCGAGGGCCCGCGGGTCATCGAGGGCCCCGGCGAGAACGCGGGCGTGGTGGACATCGGCGACGGTTGGGCCGTGGCCTTCAAGATGGAGAGCCACAACCACCCCAGCTTCATCGAGCCCTACCAGGGCGCCGCCACGGGCGTGGGGGGCATCCTGCGCGATGTCTTCACCATGGGCGCCCGGCCCCTGGCCAACCTGAACTCCCTGCGCTTCGGGGACATCAACGCCCCGCGCATGAAGGGCCTGGTCAAGGGCGTGGCCGCGGGCATCGCCGGCTACGGCAACTGCATGGGCATCCCCATGCTGGGCGGCGATGCGGCCTTCGACGCCAGCTACAACGGCAACATCCTCGTGAACGCCTTCACCCTGGGCGTGCTGCGCAGCGACAAGGTCTTCAAGGGCTTCGCCTCCGGTGTGGGCAACAAGGTCATGTATATCGGCTCCAAGACGGGCCGCGACGGCATCCACGGGGCCAGCATGGCCTCGGCGGAATTCGGCGAGGGCAGCGAGGAGAAGCGGCCCACGGTGCAGGTGGGCGACCCCTTCACCGAGAAGCTGCTGCTGGAAGCCTGCCTCGAGATCTTCAAGACCGATTGGGTCATCGGCATCCAGGACATGGGCGCCGCGGGCCTCACCTCCAGCAGCTTCGAGATGGCCAGCCGCGCCGGGACCGGCCTGGAGATCCGCCTGGACCAGGTGCCCCAGCGCGAGGAGGGCATGACGCCCTTCGAGCTGATGCTCAGCGAAAGCCAGGAGCGCATGTTGCTGGTGGCCCGGCCCGGCTGCGAACCGAACATCATCGCCGTGCTCCACAAGTGGGGACTCGATGCCTGCGTGGTGGGGGAGGTCACGGACAGCGGCCGCTTCATCGGCAGCTGGCACGGCGCGTCCGTCATCAACCTGCCCATCCAGCCCCTGGTGGACGCGGCGCCGAAGTATGATCGGCCCCGCCAGCGCCCCGGCTACCTCGATGCGGTGAACGCCGCGCCGCTGCCCGCCGACCTCAAGCCCACCGAGGTGGAGCGCACCCTGCGCCAGATCCTCCAGCAGCCCACGGTGGCCAGCAAGCGCTGGATCTTCGAACAGTACGACGGCACCGTCCGAAGCAACACGCTGCTGGGCATGGGCCGCGGCGACGCGGGCATCATCCGCGTGAAGGACGAGGCCGGCCAGGATACGAACAAGGCCGTGGCCATGAGCAGCGACTGCAACAGCCGCTTCTGCTACCTGGACCCCTTCTGGGGTGCGGCCCACGCCGTGGCCGAAGCCTGCCGCAACCTCGCCTGCGTGGGCGCCGAGCCCATCGGCCTCACGGACTGCCTCAACTACGGCAACCCCGAGAAGCCCGAGAACATGTGGACCTTCGAGCAGGGCTGCCTGGGCATCCGCCAAGCCTGCCTAGCCCTCGACGTGCCCATCGTCAGCGGCAACGTGAGCCTCTACAACGACACGGAAGGTCAGAGCATCTTCCCCACGCCCATGATCGCGGCGGTGGGCCTGGTCGAGGATTGCGCGGGCCCGGTGGCCATCGACGCACCCGATGCCACGGCCCTATCGAAAGTGGGCAACCGCATCTGCGGTTCCAGCTTCCGCGCGGCCCACGATGGCATCTTCCTGCTGGGCGAGACCCGCGAGGAACTGGGCGGCAGCGAGTACCTGAAGCTGCGCACGGGCCGCACCGAGGGCGCCTGCCCCGAGCTGCGCCTGGACGAGGAGCTGCGCCTGCAGGCCTGCGTGCGCGAAGGCATCCGCCTCGGGCTGATCCGCAGCGCCCATGACACCAGCGAGGGCGGCCTCCTGACGACGGTGCTCGAAAGCGCCTTCGGAGGCGAGATGGGCTGCCAGCTGATGCTGACCAAGGGCGCCCTGCGCCTGGACAGCCTGCTCTTCGGCGAGTCCGTGGGCCGCATCGTGGTCAGCGTCAGTGGCGAGGGCGAAGGCAGCCTGGCGACGCTTTGCGCCACGCACCGCGTGCCCTGCGCCAAGATCGGCACCGCCGGCGGCGCTCGCCTCACCGTCGCCGTGGACGGCCAGCCCCTGCTGGACGCGGATGCCGCGGAGCTGAAGGGGCTGTACGCCAACGCCCTGGAAGCGGCCCTGGGCTGA
- a CDS encoding methyltransferase family protein, protein MPTPGKSPQPPLLFLGCLLLGAGLRFVHPLGLGLPLTVRLGLGGLMLGLVILHGGWGLLTFRRMGTTPEPNGVASALLTSGPFRWTRNPLYLGLATLMVCFGILLDSAWVLGMALVLVLLLDRLVIVREEARLLALFGDEYEAYTRRVRRWL, encoded by the coding sequence TTGCCCACCCCCGGGAAGTCCCCCCAGCCGCCCCTGCTCTTCCTCGGCTGCCTGCTCCTGGGTGCGGGACTCCGATTTGTCCACCCCCTGGGCCTCGGCCTGCCGCTGACCGTCAGGCTGGGCCTGGGCGGGCTGATGCTGGGGCTGGTGATCCTCCACGGTGGCTGGGGCCTGCTGACCTTCCGGCGCATGGGCACCACGCCGGAGCCCAATGGCGTGGCCTCGGCGCTCCTGACCTCGGGCCCCTTCCGCTGGACGCGGAACCCGCTCTACCTCGGCCTCGCGACCCTGATGGTCTGCTTCGGCATCCTGCTGGATTCGGCCTGGGTGCTGGGTATGGCCCTGGTGCTGGTCCTCCTGCTGGACCGTCTGGTCATCGTCCGGGAGGAGGCCCGCCTGCTCGCCTTGTTCGGGGACGAATATGAGGCCTACACCCGGCGCGTGAGGCGATGGCTATGA
- a CDS encoding DUF922 domain-containing protein codes for MRPLSRFAALCLLIAAPLMAADEHRQIENRRLSWTDFRGVPEADKPFDAYTYWTVHYRYEAPVREGDGFRITVRVWNQLGDRSWVRPHALRGARSAELLNHEQGHYTLGLLCALEFKKAATERRFGPRPQVEIRDLFDQVLRKYVDLEKTYDAETQHMRDRAAQRTWDQRLAQMVGERWVER; via the coding sequence ATGAGGCCGCTTTCGCGGTTCGCGGCCCTCTGCCTCCTGATCGCCGCCCCGCTCATGGCGGCCGACGAACACCGGCAGATCGAGAACCGGCGGCTCAGCTGGACCGATTTCCGGGGCGTTCCCGAAGCGGACAAACCCTTTGACGCCTACACCTACTGGACTGTGCACTACCGCTACGAGGCGCCGGTCCGGGAGGGCGATGGCTTCCGGATCACGGTCAGGGTCTGGAACCAGCTGGGGGATCGCTCCTGGGTGCGACCCCACGCCCTCCGGGGCGCCCGAAGTGCCGAGCTCCTGAACCACGAGCAGGGGCACTACACGCTGGGCCTTCTGTGCGCCCTGGAATTCAAGAAGGCGGCCACGGAACGCCGGTTCGGCCCGCGCCCTCAAGTGGAGATCAGAGACCTCTTCGATCAGGTCCTGCGGAAGTACGTGGACCTGGAGAAGACCTACGACGCCGAGACCCAGCACATGCGGGACCGGGCGGCCCAGCGGACCTGGGACCAGCGGCTGGCGCAGATGGTCGGCGAACGCTGGGTGGAGCGCTGA
- the glnA gene encoding type I glutamate--ammonia ligase, producing the protein MFTGFEQARQYIQAHSVRMIDLIFSDLWGRWHHVSIPASQFNEQLMRDGVGFDGSSVGLKSVKSGDMVLIPDLATGYMDPFWDLPTLSFICSAFEADTKAPFSVDPRNIAIRAEAYLRETGIADQSIWGPEYEFYVFDKVSYENGVNTASYRVDSREADWHSHEGGHGHFIPLHGGYHAMAPKDQLYNLRAEICMEMERMGVEVKYHHHEVGGPGQCEIETPLFPLLKAGDATQIVKYVVKMVAHRKDQTATFMPKPLYGEAGSGMHFHQMLMKAGKNLFYDENGYGKMSQEALWYIGGILAHGPALLAITNPSTNSYRRLVPGFEAPISAFFSLGNRSAAIRVPKYADQPETARFEFRPPDATCNVYLALAAQLLAGIDGIQKKMDPTALGFGPIDQNIFSWNEEQRRKIKSLPTSLTEACDALEGDMDFLLAGGTFERLQLEDYLKHLRAQEAAVRNRPHPYEMALYFEA; encoded by the coding sequence GTGTTCACCGGTTTCGAGCAGGCTCGGCAGTACATCCAGGCGCATTCGGTCCGCATGATCGACCTGATCTTCAGCGACCTCTGGGGCCGCTGGCACCACGTCAGCATCCCGGCTTCGCAGTTCAACGAGCAGCTCATGCGGGACGGCGTGGGCTTCGACGGCTCCAGCGTGGGGCTGAAGTCCGTGAAGTCCGGCGACATGGTGCTGATCCCCGACCTGGCCACCGGCTACATGGACCCCTTCTGGGACCTGCCCACCCTCAGCTTCATCTGCTCGGCCTTCGAGGCCGACACCAAGGCGCCCTTCTCCGTCGATCCCCGCAACATCGCCATCCGCGCCGAGGCCTATCTCCGGGAGACGGGCATCGCCGACCAGAGCATCTGGGGGCCCGAGTACGAGTTCTACGTCTTCGACAAGGTGAGCTACGAGAACGGCGTGAACACGGCTTCGTACCGCGTCGACAGCCGTGAGGCCGACTGGCACAGCCACGAGGGCGGCCACGGGCACTTCATCCCCCTGCATGGCGGCTACCACGCCATGGCGCCCAAGGACCAGCTCTACAACCTGCGCGCCGAGATCTGCATGGAAATGGAGCGCATGGGCGTGGAGGTGAAGTACCACCACCACGAGGTGGGCGGCCCCGGCCAGTGCGAGATCGAGACGCCCCTCTTCCCCCTGCTGAAGGCGGGCGACGCCACCCAGATCGTGAAGTACGTGGTGAAGATGGTGGCCCATCGAAAAGACCAGACGGCCACCTTCATGCCCAAGCCCCTCTACGGGGAGGCCGGCAGCGGCATGCACTTCCACCAGATGCTCATGAAGGCCGGGAAGAACCTCTTCTACGACGAAAACGGCTACGGCAAAATGAGCCAGGAGGCCCTCTGGTACATCGGCGGCATCCTGGCCCACGGCCCGGCCCTGCTGGCCATCACCAACCCCAGCACCAACAGCTACCGCCGCCTGGTGCCGGGCTTCGAGGCCCCCATCAGCGCCTTCTTCTCCCTGGGCAACCGCTCGGCGGCCATTCGGGTGCCCAAGTACGCGGACCAGCCGGAGACCGCGCGCTTCGAATTCCGTCCGCCCGACGCCACCTGCAATGTCTACCTGGCCCTGGCGGCGCAGCTGCTGGCGGGCATCGACGGCATCCAGAAGAAGATGGATCCCACGGCCCTGGGCTTCGGCCCCATCGACCAGAACATCTTCAGCTGGAACGAGGAGCAGCGCCGGAAGATCAAGAGCCTGCCCACCAGCCTCACCGAAGCCTGCGACGCGCTGGAGGGCGACATGGACTTCCTGCTGGCCGGGGGCACCTTCGAGCGCCTGCAGCTGGAGGACTACCTGAAGCACCTCCGCGCCCAGGAGGCCGCCGTGCGCAACCGTCCCCACCCCTACGAGATGGCCCTGTACTTCGAGGCCTGA
- a CDS encoding amidase produces MTRHPDSPAFDRRTFLGAGLAMSAGALMGAGRKAPAAAGLVLEEASIEYLQAGLAGGRWTSVDLVRRYQARIRALDQSGPKLNSVIELNPEALAIAQALDAERKAGKPRGPLHGIPVLIKDNIDTADRMKTTAGSLALAEAPAPREDAFIVAKLREAGAVVLGKTNLSEWANLRSTRSSSGWSGRGGQTRNPYALDRSPSGSSSGSGAATAASLCAAAVGTETDGSVVSPANANGLVGLKPTVGLLSRSGIIPISHTQDTAGPMTRTVRDAALLLGAMAGTDSRDAATREADARRDVDYTRFLAKGGLKGARLGVVKNLLGVHAHVDAVILPALETLKAQGATLVDVELKSAAYDDAEFEVLLYEFKADLNAYLGGRGGAVEDLTTLMAFNEQRRQEEMPFFGQELLQQAQAKGPLTDAAYLKALDTCAQARRDITGLLEKHQLQALVGPTGGPAWLIDHVNGDSSSLSFSSPAAVAGCPHLTVPAGFAFGLPVGLSFVGGPWQEGILFRLAFAFEQTTRARRAPRFPATAAVPR; encoded by the coding sequence ATGACCCGCCATCCGGATTCCCCAGCCTTCGATCGCCGCACCTTCCTGGGCGCGGGCCTGGCCATGAGTGCCGGCGCGCTCATGGGGGCGGGCAGGAAGGCTCCGGCCGCCGCGGGCCTGGTGCTGGAGGAGGCCAGCATCGAGTACCTGCAGGCCGGATTGGCCGGGGGGCGCTGGACTTCGGTGGACCTGGTGCGCCGCTACCAGGCGCGCATCCGGGCCCTGGACCAGTCCGGCCCGAAGCTGAACTCGGTCATCGAACTGAACCCGGAGGCTCTGGCCATCGCCCAGGCCCTGGATGCGGAGCGCAAGGCGGGGAAGCCGCGCGGGCCGCTGCATGGCATTCCGGTGCTCATCAAGGACAACATCGACACCGCCGACCGCATGAAGACCACGGCCGGCTCCCTGGCCCTGGCGGAGGCGCCTGCGCCCAGGGAGGACGCCTTCATCGTGGCGAAGCTGCGTGAAGCAGGCGCGGTGGTCCTGGGGAAGACGAACCTCAGCGAGTGGGCCAACCTGCGCTCCACCCGCAGTAGCAGCGGCTGGAGCGGGCGCGGCGGCCAGACGCGGAATCCCTACGCCCTGGACCGCAGTCCCAGCGGCTCCAGCTCCGGCTCGGGTGCTGCCACCGCGGCCAGCCTCTGCGCCGCGGCCGTGGGCACGGAAACGGACGGCTCCGTGGTGAGTCCTGCCAACGCCAACGGCCTGGTGGGCCTCAAACCCACGGTAGGCCTGCTGAGCCGCAGCGGGATCATCCCCATCTCCCACACCCAGGACACGGCCGGGCCCATGACGCGCACGGTGCGCGACGCGGCCCTCCTGCTGGGCGCGATGGCAGGCACGGATTCCAGGGATGCCGCCACCCGCGAGGCGGATGCCCGGCGGGATGTGGACTACACCCGCTTCCTCGCGAAGGGCGGCCTCAAGGGCGCCCGTCTCGGCGTGGTGAAGAACCTCCTGGGCGTCCACGCCCACGTGGATGCGGTGATCCTGCCCGCCCTGGAGACCCTGAAGGCCCAGGGGGCCACGCTCGTGGACGTGGAGCTGAAGTCCGCGGCCTACGACGATGCGGAATTCGAGGTGCTGCTCTACGAGTTCAAGGCGGACCTGAACGCCTACCTCGGGGGCCGGGGCGGCGCCGTGGAGGACCTGACCACCCTGATGGCCTTCAACGAGCAGCGGCGCCAGGAGGAGATGCCCTTCTTCGGCCAGGAACTGCTGCAGCAGGCGCAGGCCAAGGGGCCGCTGACGGATGCGGCGTATCTGAAGGCCCTCGACACCTGCGCCCAGGCCCGCCGGGACATCACGGGCCTGCTGGAGAAGCATCAGCTGCAGGCGCTTGTGGGCCCCACGGGCGGACCGGCCTGGCTCATCGATCACGTCAACGGCGACAGCTCCAGCCTCAGCTTCTCGAGCCCCGCGGCGGTGGCCGGCTGTCCCCACCTCACCGTGCCGGCCGGCTTCGCCTTCGGGCTGCCCGTGGGGCTGTCCTTCGTGGGCGGCCCCTGGCAGGAAGGGATTCTGTTCAGGCTGGCCTTCGCCTTCGAGCAGACCACCCGGGCGCGGCGGGCGCCGAGGTTCCCGGCGACCGCCGCCGTACCCCGTTGA
- a CDS encoding Ada metal-binding domain-containing protein: MNRALLALLFAAASVAALAQTKPAPAPAAKPAAPAAKPAAPAPAAKPASAILANKDSKTYHRADCKAAAKIKEANKTSFASAAEADKAGYKACKVCKP, encoded by the coding sequence ATGAACCGAGCCCTGCTTGCCCTCCTCTTCGCGGCCGCCTCCGTGGCGGCCCTGGCCCAGACCAAGCCCGCGCCGGCGCCAGCGGCCAAGCCCGCCGCCCCCGCCGCCAAGCCGGCCGCTCCCGCTCCCGCGGCGAAGCCCGCCAGCGCCATCCTGGCCAACAAGGACTCCAAGACCTACCACCGCGCCGACTGCAAGGCCGCCGCGAAGATCAAGGAGGCCAACAAGACGTCCTTCGCCTCCGCTGCCGAAGCCGACAAGGCCGGCTACAAGGCCTGCAAGGTCTGCAAGCCGTAG
- a CDS encoding AraC family transcriptional regulator: MSDPEAKNLLTYTSGPLRLAVLKRDPVPSKILPARDAWTLLQPTHAVRVCTGEDREEGVIRSGDLALLLPGFGHTLKRHHANTPFGFTALFMEGPFPEPLLSSLQHPPRKWQESSFAVLRSLSLKQLFSIFTQELTNPDGVQLMTRELFLILLGAELSRLTEKEDRGRFPYRLNRSTLQLVLDHMEVHLGAKNSVPELATMARCTPDHFIRLFREATSTTPHQYLIERRLQRAVTLLANGERPSDVAKILGFYDASAFTRAFKRRFGVPPSEYAQEAYDRQFPKK, from the coding sequence ATGAGCGACCCAGAAGCCAAAAACCTCCTGACCTATACCAGTGGACCGCTCCGCTTGGCCGTGCTCAAGCGCGATCCTGTGCCGTCCAAGATCCTGCCCGCCCGGGACGCCTGGACGCTGCTGCAGCCCACCCACGCCGTGCGCGTGTGCACCGGCGAGGACCGCGAGGAGGGGGTGATCCGCTCCGGCGACCTGGCCCTGCTGCTGCCGGGTTTCGGCCACACGCTGAAGCGCCATCACGCGAACACGCCCTTCGGCTTCACGGCGCTGTTCATGGAAGGACCCTTCCCCGAGCCCCTGCTGTCCTCCCTGCAGCATCCGCCCCGCAAGTGGCAGGAATCCAGCTTCGCCGTGCTGCGCAGCCTCAGCCTCAAGCAGCTCTTCAGCATCTTCACGCAGGAGCTGACGAATCCCGATGGCGTGCAGCTGATGACGCGCGAGCTGTTCCTCATCCTGCTGGGCGCCGAGCTGTCGCGCCTGACGGAGAAGGAGGACCGGGGCCGCTTCCCTTACCGCCTGAACCGCTCCACCCTGCAGCTGGTGCTGGACCACATGGAAGTCCACCTGGGCGCCAAGAACAGCGTGCCTGAGCTGGCCACCATGGCCCGCTGCACGCCGGACCACTTCATCCGCCTCTTCCGCGAGGCCACCAGCACCACGCCCCACCAGTACCTCATCGAGCGGCGCCTGCAGCGCGCCGTCACCCTGCTGGCCAACGGCGAGCGGCCCAGCGACGTGGCGAAGATCCTCGGCTTCTACGACGCCAGCGCCTTCACCCGCGCCTTCAAGCGCCGCTTCGGCGTGCCCCCCAGCGAGTACGCCCAGGAAGCCTACGACCGGCAGTTCCCGAAGAAGTAG
- the purQ gene encoding phosphoribosylformylglycinamidine synthase subunit PurQ: MRVAVPVFPGSNCDHDALHACGTVMGWETIPVWHQETRLPENTELVFVPGGFSYGDYLRCGAIAALAPIMADVKRHADNGGLLLGVCNGFQILCEAQLLPGALLRNESLRFIHADVHLRVERADLPFTRAMKPGEVFQVPIAHAEGNFTLDPADLADLEARGGVALRYCSSKGEIGEAHVPNGAMNGIAGIVNVRGNVLGMMPHPERAVDPKLGPTGGLGMFRSLAAAFARA, from the coding sequence ATGCGGGTGGCCGTGCCGGTCTTCCCCGGCTCCAATTGCGATCACGACGCCCTGCATGCCTGTGGCACGGTGATGGGCTGGGAGACGATCCCGGTCTGGCACCAGGAGACGCGCCTGCCCGAGAACACCGAACTGGTCTTCGTGCCCGGCGGCTTCAGCTACGGCGACTACCTGCGCTGCGGCGCCATCGCGGCCCTGGCGCCCATCATGGCTGACGTGAAACGCCACGCCGACAACGGTGGCCTGCTGCTGGGGGTGTGCAACGGCTTCCAGATCCTCTGCGAGGCCCAGCTGCTGCCCGGCGCCCTGCTGCGCAACGAGTCGCTGCGCTTCATCCATGCCGACGTCCACCTGCGCGTGGAGCGGGCCGACCTGCCCTTCACCCGGGCCATGAAGCCCGGCGAGGTGTTCCAGGTGCCCATCGCCCATGCCGAAGGCAACTTCACCCTGGATCCCGCAGACCTGGCGGACCTGGAGGCCCGGGGCGGCGTGGCCCTGCGCTACTGCTCCTCGAAGGGCGAAATCGGCGAGGCCCACGTGCCCAACGGCGCCATGAACGGCATCGCGGGCATCGTCAACGTCCGGGGCAACGTGCTGGGGATGATGCCCCACCCCGAGCGGGCCGTGGACCCCAAGCTCGGCCCCACAGGCGGCCTCGGCATGTTCAGGAGCCTCGCGGCAGCCTTCGCCCGGGCCTGA
- the purS gene encoding phosphoribosylformylglycinamidine synthase subunit PurS: MKVRVSVQLKPGILDPQGKAVEQGLHGFGFAVDHVRIGRLIEMDVPGTDPAEVKARALAMCEKLLVNPVMEKASIEVL; encoded by the coding sequence ATGAAGGTGCGTGTGTCGGTGCAGTTGAAGCCCGGGATCCTGGATCCCCAGGGCAAGGCGGTGGAACAGGGCCTGCATGGGTTCGGCTTTGCCGTGGACCACGTCCGCATCGGCCGCCTCATCGAGATGGACGTGCCGGGCACGGACCCCGCCGAGGTGAAGGCCAGGGCCCTGGCCATGTGCGAAAAGCTCCTGGTCAATCCTGTGATGGAGAAGGCCTCCATCGAGGTGCTGTGA
- a CDS encoding MGMT family protein has product MKSSKRIEPGDPPADFRAAVLAIVKKIPKGRLASYGQIAALAGFPQRPRQVGMVLSGLPEGTRLPWHRVVNTRGYVPSRGRWWGAFEQIGRLRDEGIEVDDLGNLDLEAHRWKPRG; this is encoded by the coding sequence GTGAAAAGCAGCAAGCGCATCGAGCCGGGAGACCCGCCCGCGGACTTTCGCGCCGCCGTGCTGGCCATCGTGAAGAAGATCCCCAAGGGCCGGCTGGCCTCGTACGGGCAGATCGCCGCCCTGGCGGGCTTCCCCCAGCGCCCTCGGCAGGTGGGCATGGTGCTGTCGGGCCTGCCGGAGGGCACCAGGCTGCCCTGGCACCGCGTGGTCAACACCCGGGGCTACGTGCCCAGCCGGGGCCGCTGGTGGGGCGCCTTCGAGCAGATCGGGCGCCTGCGCGACGAGGGCATCGAGGTGGACGACCTGGGCAACCTGGACCTGGAAGCCCACCGCTGGAAGCCACGCGGCTGA
- a CDS encoding DUF2203 family protein, with protein MGRIFTLDEARVLMPQVKATTEPVYTLAASLAEELSQAEDAKDETRAEALRERLQVLVQSWQQSMNDLEAEVKGLWLVDFDSGDGYWCWAYPEEDLGHWHSYEGGFCSRVPADQRPGVQA; from the coding sequence ATGGGCCGCATTTTCACCCTGGACGAAGCGCGGGTCCTGATGCCGCAAGTGAAGGCCACGACGGAACCTGTCTACACACTGGCCGCCAGTCTGGCTGAGGAACTGAGCCAGGCCGAGGATGCCAAGGACGAGACGCGGGCCGAGGCCCTGCGGGAGCGGCTGCAGGTCCTGGTGCAGAGCTGGCAGCAGAGCATGAACGACCTGGAGGCGGAGGTGAAGGGGCTCTGGCTGGTGGACTTCGACTCCGGCGACGGCTACTGGTGCTGGGCGTACCCCGAGGAGGACCTGGGCCACTGGCACAGCTACGAAGGAGGCTTCTGCTCCCGCGTGCCCGCAGACCAGCGCCCGGGGGTGCAGGCCTAG